The Macrobrachium rosenbergii isolate ZJJX-2024 chromosome 14, ASM4041242v1, whole genome shotgun sequence sequence ttcagttaGTGCAAACATCAACACGGAACACGTATAAAACGGCCAGCTTACGCAGTTGATAGAATacccacatataaaaaaaatgacacacaccggaaagaacaacaaataaacaatgaatataagTATGCATCAGCCGAAAGATAAACAtacgcaaacaaaaaaaaaacaaaaaaacagcgCTTTAAGCCGGAAAACCTAATGCCGCGGCGAACGGCATTTTAAAGCAGCGTTTCTTATGGGACGATAATTCAACAAAGGGCAACTGAGGTAACATTTTCTAACCTTTTCCAGCAATTGAGGCATACGGTATGAAAAGAAGCCTATGAAAAGAAGCCTTTGAAAAGAAGCCTTTGATTCCCAGCATAACAACAGAACCGGGGCGATACGATTTTGCTCTCTTATTGCCAGTATGCAACGGCACAAAGGAAGCTCTGTTAAAGAGTGGAACATTATTATCTCTGTTTATTAAGAATATTCAtttaaccttgagagagagagagagagagagagagagcgcctggATCTCTCAAATGATTTTAGCTGATGGTATTTAGGGATAAAGTCTGATAGAAGAAAAattgtcattgagagagagagagagagagagagagagagagagagagagagagagagagagagagcctggatcTCTCAAATTGATTTTAGCTGATGGTATTTAGGATAAAGTCTGATAGAAGAAAAATTGTCATTGAAaatctagaagagagagagagagagataaagagagagagagaagaaaaagcctggatttatcaaaatgattttaGCTGATAGTATTTAGGATAAAGTCTGATAGAAgaaaattgtcagaaaaattacgttaaaaatcTACAAAGACTTTAAGGGTACGTTATGACAGAAGAAAAACTATTACAAAGAAATCTCCAAGAGCTGTAAGGATAAATTCTGAAAGACAATTTACtgcaaaaaatctaaaaaattatgaaaaaaaatctacaaagttttataaataaattctgaaagaaaaactaGTGCAAAACAATCTACCAAAGCTTTAGGGATAAATTCTGAAAGAAGACAAATGATGACAAAGAATCTACAAAAGCCTTAGGGATAaattctgaaagaagaaaaatgactaCAAACAAATCTACAAAACCTTTAAGGATAaattctgaaagaagaaaaatgatgacaaGGAATCTACAAAAGATTTAGGAATAAattctgaaagaaggaaaaatattaaaaaaaaaaagctttaaggataaattctgaaagaagaaaaattatgaaaaaaaaaaatttccagaagCTATAAAATCGAGTAGTTGTTAAAACGAACATAGCTATAAACATAAATCAACAATTATGTAGCAtcccttaataaaaaaatgaagaaaactaacagattatgatataaaaaaacttacgaactaattaaaaaaaaaaaacatccacgCGGTTTTACCCTTTTAGCTAGAAAGTTATGATAtggaataaacatataaaaagctGTCGTTAAAAAAAAACGCGAAAACGTAGAAAtacagagtaaaatataaaaagcgaATCCGTACAAGGTCCGCAATATTCATGTGAGGAGACGAGCGACTGACGACAAGGAACAAAGGAAGAGGAACACTGGAGGTAAACAAACAAGAGACGGTAAAGGAGGCAAAAGAaatgcagataataataataataataataacaataataacagagtaatacaaaacaaatgggaaaaaaggaagACGATGGAAACAATAAACATGGAAGACATGAAAaaagtcccccccccctcccccttccctcagaAGTAGTGAacggagggggaagggggggagaaaggaggagggggagggggaaggggagaaagaaagagcgcGAGGGGAAGACAGGGGGAGGGACAGAGCCAGACGGCCGCGGACTCCAGTAGTAGCAAATCCTCATCGATTGGCTGGCTGCTGGATTTACACTCCACCGGggcttcttctttcttcttcttcttctatttcttcttattcttctcctccttctttttaTCGCTcgctcttccttcctccctgctCTTTCCAGAGCTTTTCTTctttatgcttcttcttcttcttctctttctgattCCTCTTTTTATCACttactcttccttcctccttgttGTTTCTAGAGCctttcttctttctgcttcttcttctccttctccttcttgtaCTTCTTCGTCTCTTTATCACGTACTCTTCCTTTCTCCTTGTTCTTTCTAgagcttttcttcttcttcttcttcttcttcttcttcttcttcttcttcttcttcttcttctttcatcacATGCGTTTCCTTCCTCCACGTCCTTCCTATTTCTACTTTTATCTATTCTGTCTTTTATCCCATCTTTTAAATCACTTTCTCTTTCGTCATCCCTGATCGTTCTAGTgccaatcatcatcatcatcatcatcatcatcatcagcgtcttctcttgctcttccttcctccctaTTCTTCCCCGCACTCGTCTACTCTGCCTAATACCTCCATTTTTTTTCATCGTAGGCTTCAAGTCCCTTGCctatacatatttttactttgCGTCTAAATCATTCCTGTTTCCACAGTTCTCCCACTTTTTAAAACTCATCTGTCTTTTATATCTTTGTCTACATTCTTTATCCGTCCGTTCCTTTTCACTTGTTAAACTTATCAGAATaacatttcctctcttttttcaaAGTTGGTTTTCTGTCTGTTAATtcagctttaaaaagaaaatccctCTTCACATATAAGAGAATATTATATTCACGTGCGGCGAAGCTACATCTCGTTAGCCGGCTACTTCCTGTaagaattttcaaaaaatgattaataaataaacattttttttcccgaGCAACGGAGATTAACATCTATTCTGCAACgaagttttgtttaattctttcaaggggaaaccatttattattattttctgaattatgAAACACGAGATTTTCCACTCTTTAGAAAAGAGCGACTCAATTATGGCATGTTGCAAAGGTACAGGTttgaaaggggtgggggtggggggcaaaACATCCCACGAAAATCAGGTTGGGGCCCGAGAGGTTCAGTGAGCCGATGGGTATGCTCTTTCCTTTTTTGTCttgctgcttttctctctctctggcctttcCTCTTGTCTCTCTTCCTTCGTGAGATAGGTGAAAATGAGATGAGGTTTTTACAAGAGCTGATTTATGACTAAGGCTGTTGGTtcaattagttcctcgttggacgagtctgtagagttctcggctagcactctgctaggcccgagttcgagtctccgagcggccagtgaagaattagaggaatttatttctggtgatggaaattcatttctcgatataatgtggttcggattccacaataagctgtaggtcccgttgctaggtaaccaattggttcttatccatgtaaaataagtctaatccttcaggccaattttgctgagagctgttaatcagctcagtgggagttaaactaaggtatacttaactttgttggTTCAGTTTTTGAGGAGAATGCAGGGAGAAACCACAAACACccacatacacatttttatatagattatatagattatatagattACATGGCTGTGATGCACAGGAAGAAATATAAAGCACTAAGTCATTTGCAAAATCATGCATAtgtgaggagggagggagggggaagctTGATGGAGAAAAAGTGGTTAAGGGAACAGAACCCTGAATACCAATataaaggtataataataataataataataataataataataataataataataataataataataataataataataaaaataataataaacaatttttatgtttaatgataataattctatataaaactaattcatgaaaatttctcaGTGAACCTGGAATTAAaatcaattgtaaaaaaaaaaaagacggaaaagCTCTTAAAAACCTTCCAttaaaattgtaacaaaaaattaactttctttttatttgttacggtcattttcttttttatagacgATTTTGAAAATCAAtcttttaacttaaatttttatttatttacctccaCAAGACCATGTTTCACGGATTCAGTAcctaaaatatgcaataaaataaaatttaaggttAAATGATCATGTAAAATGAC is a genomic window containing:
- the LOC136845539 gene encoding probable splicing factor, arginine/serine-rich 7, encoding MKKNGGIRQSRRVRGRIGRKEEQEKTLMMMMMMMMMIGTRTIRDDERESDLKDGIKDRIDKSRNRKDVEEGNACDERRRRRRRRRRRRRRRRRRKALERTRRKEEYVIKRRRSTRRRRRRRSRKKKGSRNNKEEGRVSDKKRNQKEKKKKKHKEEKLWKEQGGRKSER